A stretch of the Medicago truncatula cultivar Jemalong A17 chromosome 5, MtrunA17r5.0-ANR, whole genome shotgun sequence genome encodes the following:
- the LOC11409662 gene encoding aspartic proteinase CDR1 — MNTLSFLTLSLFSLCFIASFSHALSNGFSVELIHRDSPKSPYYKPTENKYQHFVDAARRSINRANHFFKDSDTSTPESTVIPDRGGYLMTYSVGTPPTKIYGIADTGSDIVWLQCEPCEQCYNQTTPIFNPSKSSSYKNIPCSSKLCHSVRDTSCSDQNSCQYKISYGDSSHSQGDLSVDTLSLESTSGSPVSFPKIVIGCGTDNAGTFGGASSGIVGLGGGPVSLITQLGSSIGGKFSYCLVPLLNKESNASSILSFGDAAVVSGDGVVSTPLIKKDPVFYFLTLQAFSVGNKRVEFGGSSEGGDDEGNIIIDSGTTLTLIPSDVYTNLESAVVDLVKLDRVDDPNQQFSLCYSLKSNEYDFPIITVHFKGADVELHSISTFVPITDGIVCFAFQPSPQLGSIFGNLAQQNLLVGYDLQQKTVSFKPTDCTKV, encoded by the coding sequence ATGAACACACTATCCTTTctaactctttctttgttttcccTTTGTTTCATTGCTTCTTTTTCTCATGCTCTAAGCAATGGTTTTAGTGTTGAACTCATCCACCGTGACTCCCCAAAATCACCATACTACAAACCTACCGAAAATAAATACCAACACTTTGTCGATGCAGCACGTCGTTCCATCAATCGTGCCAATCATTTCTTTAAAGATTCTGACACAAGTACACCTGAATCAACTGTAATCCCCGATAGGGGTGGTTATCTCATGACCTATTCAGTTGGTACCCCTCCAACTAAGATATATGGTATTGCTGATACAGGTAGTGACATTGTTTGGCTTCAATGCGAGCCTTGTGAACAATGTTACAACCAAACCACTCCCATTTTTAATCCATCAAAATCATCTAGTTACAAAAACATTCCTTGTTCGTCTAAGCTATGTCATTCTGTGAGAGACACCTCTTGCAGTGACCAAAATTCTTGTCAATATAAAATTAGTTATGGAGATTCTTCACATTCACAAGGAGATCTTAGTGTTGATACTCTTTCATTGGAATCCACCAGCGGAAGTCCTGTTTCATTTCCTAAAATAGTGATAGGTTGTGGAACTGATAATGCGGGGACGTTTGGAGGCGCAAGCTCTGGTATAGTTGGCCTTGGAGGCGGGCCGGTGTCTCTCATAACACAATTGGGATCATCAATTGGTGGTAAATTCTCTTATTGTTTGGTGCCATTGTTGAACAAGGAGTCAAACGCATCAAGTATACTCAGTTTTGGAGATGCCGCTGTGGTTTCGGGTGACGGTGTTGTGTCAACTCCTCTAATAAAAAAAGACCCCGTTTTCTACTTTTTGACATTACAAGCATTTAGTGTTGGAAACAAAAGAGTAGAATTTGGAGGCTCTTCGGAAGGTGGTGATGATGAAGGTAACATCATAATTGATTCAGGTACAACATTGACACTTATACCTTCCGACGTCTATACTAACTTGGAATCAGCTGTGGTGGATTTGGTGAAACTAGATCGTGTTGATGATCCTAATCAACAATTCAGCCTATGCTATAGTTTGAAATCAAATGAATATGATTTTCCTATAATCACCGTACATTTTAAAGGTGCCGATGTTGAGTTGCATTCTATTAGTACCTTTGTTCCAATTACTGATGGTATTGTTTGCTTTGCTTTCCAACCATCTCCTCAACTTGGTTCCATCTTTGGGAACTTGGCTCAACAAAATTTGTTGGTTGGTTACGATCTTCAACAAAAAACAGTGTCGTTTAAACCTACTGATTGTACCAAAGTGTAA
- the LOC11411195 gene encoding uncharacterized protein At2g39795, mitochondrial — MAFNSILRSKSSTFVRAFSSATQLIRKTQPGHRAVLSAAVNRYQGSFVPTFHFSSVSVKNKATSDDILLRFIESEITCAQETDDFGAGEEVPSNFPFKIVDNPGNQTITLKRTYQGEEIQVEVHMPDLVTGEEHDHQDDDKDDESERATQSSIPLSVSVSKKDGPSLEFSCVAYPDEIVIDSLSVKNPDFSDEQIPYDGPDFQDLDEALQKSFHKYLEIRGIKPSTTNFLHEYMINKDSREYLVWLNKLKNFIKA; from the exons ATGGCGTTCAATTCAATCCTTCGTTCCAAGTCAAGCACTTTCGTTAGGGCTTTTTCTTCTGCGACTCAATTGATCAGAAAAACTCAACCGGGTCATCGCGCCGTGCTTTCCGCCGCCGTCAATCGATACCAGGGTTCATTTGTTCCTACGTTTCACTTTTCTTCTGTATCTGTCAAAAACAAAGCCACCTCCGATGATATTCTTCTCCGTTTCATCGAATCGGAAATCACTTGTGCTCAGGAAACTGATGATTTCGGCGCT GGTGAGGAAGTTCCGAGCAATTTCCCATTTAAGATAGTTGATAATCCAGGAAATCAGACAATAACACTTAAAAGGACTTATCAAggtgaagaaattcaagttgaGGTTCACATGCCTGATTTGGTTACTGGTGAAGAACATGATCATCAAGATGATGATAAGGATGATGAGAGTGAGAGAGCAACTCAATCAAGCATTCCACTTTCAGTCAGTGTTTCTAAGAAGGATGGGCCCTCTTTGGAGTTCAGTTGTGTTGCTTACCCTGATGAGATTGTTATCGACAGCTTGTCTGTAAAGAATCCTGATTTTTCTGATGAACAGATTCCTTATGACGGGCCAGATTTTCA GGATTTGGATGAGGCATTGCAAAAGTCATTCCACAAGTACTTAGAAATAAGGGGAATCAAACCAAGCACAACAAATTTCTTGCATGAGTACATGATCAACAAGGATAGTAGAGAATACTTGGTGTGGTTGAATAAGCTCAAGAATTTCATTAAAGCATGA